The Tardiphaga alba genome includes a window with the following:
- a CDS encoding HWE histidine kinase domain-containing protein produces the protein MSQIVSQVDLTNCDKEPIHLLGAIQPIGFLLAASNDWIIARASANVAEFIGHDHADLIGRPLADIFPASLIHDLRNRITALRGPDAVERLFHCSIVKGAPAFDISLHMSFGQIVIEAQPSEGPAGDTTSMVTSMVARLDNTPDITALYREAARQVRGYLGYDRVMIYKFDRGGSGEVVGEAVRGGIGTFKGLRYPASDIPVQARALYKRNLLRVISDVNAEAIPVTPERDEDGRPLDLSMSVLRSVSPIHIEYLKNMGVGASLSISIVVEGELWGLIACHHYSAFCPPLQKRSVAQLFTQMFSLQLESRERQAAIQYEARARDISDQLLSAVASDETLLKDPDWLADILTHAIPADGVGVWLNGNYAFSGVTPPTEAFRRIIRALNGMAAGKIFATDHIASIVPGADEYASQAAGLLAIPISRSPRDYVVLFRSELVKSVRWAGDPHKPVEYGPNGPRLTPRESFEEWKELVQGRSEPFTVPQLRVAETLRATLIEVVLRLADEAAAERHQASARQEVLIAELNHRVRNILGVIRGLIRQSQPEEPGVKEFVKVVDGRIHALARAHNQITDDHWGPAPLEALIAAEAAAFANRPSSIRAHGPAVLLNPAAYSTLALVLHELVTNSIKYGSLSTPNGEVQIEWHRSNARDLVLTWEDVKGPPVKPPTRKGFGTTIVERSVPYDLGGAAKATYNPDGAKFEFVIPARHVVDAKNSAGPKLNLWGKTHDNRGLHKKLPPPGVLIDKTLLLVEDSLIIALDVEDIAAQLGAREVQTYATVQGALDAIDREKPSVAVLDINLGDANSFPVADRLAELGVPFFFASGYGEQARMPADHRARKVVQKPYTVENLARAFATLFGADDR, from the coding sequence TTGAGCCAAATTGTTTCCCAGGTGGATCTGACCAATTGCGACAAAGAGCCGATTCACCTGTTGGGCGCCATTCAGCCGATCGGCTTTCTCCTTGCCGCATCTAATGACTGGATCATTGCTCGGGCGTCCGCCAACGTTGCCGAATTTATCGGGCACGATCATGCAGACCTGATCGGCAGACCGCTTGCCGATATTTTTCCGGCATCGCTGATCCATGACCTGCGCAACCGAATAACGGCGCTGCGCGGACCGGATGCCGTGGAGCGACTATTTCACTGCTCCATCGTAAAGGGCGCTCCCGCCTTCGATATCTCCCTCCACATGTCGTTCGGTCAGATCGTCATCGAAGCTCAGCCTTCCGAGGGGCCAGCGGGTGACACAACGTCCATGGTGACGTCGATGGTCGCCCGCCTCGACAACACGCCGGACATCACGGCTCTTTACCGCGAAGCCGCGAGACAGGTGAGGGGCTACCTCGGTTACGACCGAGTGATGATTTACAAATTTGACCGCGGTGGCTCAGGTGAGGTCGTTGGCGAAGCGGTGCGAGGCGGCATCGGCACCTTCAAGGGCCTTCGCTACCCGGCCAGCGACATCCCCGTTCAGGCGCGAGCTCTTTACAAGCGTAATCTGTTGCGCGTCATCTCCGACGTGAACGCCGAGGCTATCCCGGTTACTCCGGAACGGGACGAAGACGGTCGGCCACTCGATCTTTCGATGTCCGTGCTCAGATCGGTATCTCCGATCCACATCGAATACCTGAAGAATATGGGCGTGGGCGCCTCGTTGTCTATTTCAATCGTCGTAGAAGGCGAACTCTGGGGGCTGATTGCTTGCCATCACTATTCGGCCTTTTGCCCGCCGTTGCAGAAAAGGTCGGTCGCCCAGCTTTTCACGCAAATGTTTTCGCTTCAACTCGAAAGCCGCGAGCGGCAGGCCGCGATTCAATACGAGGCGCGGGCACGCGATATTTCCGACCAGCTCCTCAGCGCCGTCGCGTCAGACGAGACGCTTCTCAAAGATCCTGATTGGCTTGCCGATATCCTGACCCACGCCATTCCTGCCGACGGCGTCGGTGTCTGGCTTAATGGCAATTATGCATTCAGCGGCGTCACACCCCCGACCGAAGCGTTTCGGCGCATCATTCGTGCGTTGAACGGCATGGCAGCCGGGAAGATCTTCGCCACCGACCATATTGCTTCCATCGTCCCTGGCGCTGACGAGTACGCCTCGCAAGCCGCCGGACTCCTCGCGATCCCGATCTCAAGGTCCCCGCGAGACTACGTGGTCTTGTTCAGATCTGAGCTGGTCAAGTCTGTTCGCTGGGCAGGCGATCCGCACAAGCCAGTCGAGTATGGTCCGAATGGGCCTCGTCTGACGCCGCGAGAAAGCTTCGAGGAATGGAAGGAGCTCGTTCAGGGGCGGTCAGAGCCGTTTACAGTGCCGCAATTGCGCGTGGCCGAGACATTGCGTGCGACCCTGATCGAAGTCGTGTTGCGCCTCGCGGACGAAGCAGCAGCCGAGAGGCATCAAGCCAGTGCGCGACAGGAAGTTCTGATTGCAGAGCTCAATCATCGCGTCCGCAACATTCTGGGCGTGATCCGAGGTCTGATAAGACAATCGCAGCCAGAAGAGCCGGGCGTTAAGGAATTCGTGAAGGTCGTTGATGGCCGCATTCACGCATTAGCCCGCGCGCACAATCAGATCACCGACGACCACTGGGGACCCGCGCCGTTGGAAGCGCTGATTGCGGCGGAGGCGGCTGCATTCGCCAACAGGCCGTCCTCAATCCGTGCGCATGGCCCCGCGGTTTTGCTCAATCCGGCCGCTTATTCGACATTGGCACTCGTTCTCCATGAACTTGTGACGAATTCCATCAAATACGGAAGCCTCTCCACGCCGAATGGCGAGGTGCAGATCGAATGGCATCGGTCCAATGCCCGCGATCTTGTGCTGACATGGGAGGACGTTAAAGGGCCGCCAGTGAAGCCGCCGACCCGAAAGGGTTTCGGCACCACGATCGTCGAGCGCTCGGTGCCATACGATTTGGGAGGCGCGGCAAAGGCCACATACAATCCCGACGGCGCCAAGTTCGAGTTTGTCATCCCGGCGCGGCATGTCGTAGATGCCAAGAATAGTGCAGGGCCCAAGCTGAACCTCTGGGGCAAGACACACGATAACCGCGGACTTCACAAGAAGCTGCCACCGCCCGGCGTTCTGATCGACAAGACCCTGCTCCTGGTCGAAGACAGCTTGATCATCGCACTCGACGTCGAGGACATTGCCGCGCAACTGGGGGCGCGTGAAGTGCAAACCTATGCCACCGTGCAAGGCGCGCTCGATGCTATCGACCGGGAGAAGCCGTCGGTCGCGGTTCTAGACATCAACCTCGGCGACGCCAATTCATTTCCGGTCGCCGACCGTCTGGCCGAGCTTGGCGTTCCGTTTTTCTTCGCGAGCGGGTATGGCGAGCAAGCCCGAATGCCAGCCGATCACCGTGCGCGCAAAGTGGTGCAAAAGCCTTACACGGTCGAAAACCTCGCTCGCGCCTTTGCGACGTTGTTCGGTGCGGATGACCGTTAG